In Fragaria vesca subsp. vesca linkage group LG5, FraVesHawaii_1.0, whole genome shotgun sequence, the genomic stretch AAAGCATAATGAAGCTCAAGCTAACAACAAAATGATTGTTCAGTTAATTCCTTTTCAGCTGTTGATTTGGCAGTGTCAGCAGTTATCATTAATCAGAATTCAGCGGGTAAGAGATACCTTAACAAACTACTGTTAGGGTACATGTGAAGAGACTTCCTAACGTGATCAATTCCTTTTTGATATCCAAGATGGTATTCTGTTCCATGCTTCACCTGCATACATTGACCCAAAGCATTTAACTTACACACCCATAAATGTATTGACAAGCTCCCAACCAAACACGACATTTTAGAGTCAGAGATATATACTTACTAGTGTACCAAGAGCTAATAAAAAGAACATTTCCGTTATCTCTTCAGGCGTTTTCAGATTGTTACGGATGCTTAAACCAACGGGCTTAAGTCGATTTCTTTGATCCAGAGCATGAATAGCAGATACCATCAAACTGAACTTAGTGCTCTGAAACCGTTGCTTTGGCATCTGGAGAATGTTATTGATAGTTGAATCCAGTCCAGATATATTATATAGGAATCTAGAGAAGAGAATAAGAGCAGCAGCTGCAGATGCTTGCTCAATTGTAGAGATGCTCTCAGCAAGATTTCTTGCCACACTAAAAGCTTGATCAGTCTGACCAAGTTGCCATAAGGAGAAAGCATATATTTGGGAGGTTTCCGCATCAAGTAACCCTTACACAGGAATAAAACCAGATAAATATCAGCAAAGTAAAAAACATCACAAATGCCAATATATACAATCAGAAATGTTCACCTGGTCATCAACTGACCAAGAAAACAATGCTTAACCACCCTTGGATGTAAATCTAAGGGTAGAGAGAATTATCATTAAGTTCAGTTGTTATATTCTCCACCTTGGATGTAAATCTAAGAGTGATAAAACATAATTAATTTGGTTAATTGCTGACCAGGTGAACAATACTCCTTATAAGATAGGACACACTTAAAATGAATGTTACATGTTTTTCTTTCAATAGAACACTACACTGAAGCTCAACTTGGCAGCAACAATACCTAATAGGCCATATAATTATTTTATTCTGTGCTAACCCTTTACTAACATCAGAATCCACAGACATCATTAAAATAAAAAATAAAAATAAAACCCATTTTCACTGATATCAAAGATACTTGTTTTGTTTAGTGTAACATTTGCACAAGGACCATCAAAAACATTTGACCAAATGCTACAGACGTAAGAACCTAATACTTACTTATTTGTTTACTGTGACATGCCCCTTTTCCAATAGGAAGCACTCGAGAACAATTCGAAAATCAAATCTATCAAATTAAACACTGCTTTAAGGGAAGTTGTTTTCATAAGATTTCTGATGAGAAAATACACACACACACACACACACACATTAAAATAATTAAAAATACAATAAAATAAAAAAAATCTCAACATGACCTGAAGTGTAAAGTACTGTAAATAAGACATAGAACCATTTATGTAAATACGAGACAATTTGCTTAACTGAGCATATTCTATATCATGTGGCAGCTAATAATCAATTTCATTGAAAGAAAGGGACAATGATCAAACACACATGGTAAACATCCTTATCTTAATAAAATGTTGATGTGTGAATAAGAAAGCATTCAGCCACTGAGAATTGAGATATAATAGAAAGCATTCACCCACTGAGAACTGAGATATAATCTTCAGCCACTGAAAACAGAGATACAAACCTTGTTTCTTCAAAAGTTCGCATTCCCGCAAAGCATCAAGAGCATTCCCTGCCTGCATCATGGTGGAGCACTTTTCAGAGAGGGTTTAACAATGTCAGAAGTAACGCCTCCATTAAGAACCTTGCATATATATGCAGGCCCACTGTGAGGACTCACTCAAATGTAAACTTTGCTGACTTTGCCATTTCCAACTATTAGGCAACTTAATTCAACTATAAGAACCATTCATTTTTCTAAATTCATAAGCAAGAATCGTCCACAAAACTGGGACGAGTCCATAGTCATCTAAAGCGTGCATTCAATGCAGTCTGCCAGATACAATTGGAATGAGAATGATGGTGATCAAATTCAAATGGTTTCTGATTGGTAGGTGTTTTTGTAGGATAAATGCATCCATAGGGAACTAGAGGATGAACAGTTCCAATTATAACAGTACTGAAAGAATATCATACATGTTACCTTACAAAGTGCCCGGGCCAAATTGACTGTTATATCTTTCATGTGAGATTTTGTATCACTGCCTGATGAATTGATGATTGCACAGCGTGCTAGCCTATAAGAGACAGCAGCAGACTGATAATTGGACTGTGCCTCAGAGACTAGCCCATTTAAATTATGGCATTCAGGATAGTCAGGTGCACGTTGGATGGCCTGCTTGATGGCTCCAAACACCTGTGGCAATGAGAAGCAGCAGTGCCATTTAAACAATGAGCTTAAAATCAATGTTGCATTTCTGTTCCCGGCCATCCTAACTGAAAAAGAGAACAAAACATGTGCTAAAATGTAGGTATGAACATACCTGTGAAGATGAAAGATGCCCGGAAGCAAGAGCAAGCTTCGCAAGACCAATTTGGAATTCAGCAAGCTGCACAAAAATCAACACAAAAAAAAATGTCGGAGTAAGAAACAAAATCCAAGTCCATAAGAATATAACACCAGAGGCTCAAATTTAAAAAAAATAAATAAATAAATAAAAAATTAAAAAAAATAGAAAAAATAATAATTGAAGAAAACAAATGGAAACCAAAAAAGCAAAAGTTCCATAATTAGAAAGAAGAGGGAACACAGAATAAGAACTACAAAAAGAAATAACACTTAATATTCCTTTTCTTAAACCAAATAATAACATAATAAGAAGCAAAAAGAAGAAAAAAGAAAATTACAGGCAATATTTGCACAGCTCGCAAGCAGCTCTCATAAGCTTCATCTGCTGAGGACTCCCTAAAAAGGACAAAGACATTTCTTAATTAATCAGATACATTACACCAAATACGAAGTTACGAAAATTCTATCAGATGAAACAAAAAAAAATCCAAAGAAACTTAGGAATTTAACCTAGAATGAGAATCAGCCGACATTCCAGCCCATGGCAAAGCAAGAGAAGGATCTATACTTCTGGCACAGTCAAATGCTTGTCTCGCAAATTGCTTCTCACCTTGTTTTCTGTATAACTGTAGAAACAACTAAAACTCAGACACCAAGAGGAAATTCTGCAAGCCATAGTTTTCAAACAAACATTATTGAGACCTTTGAGATGTTTAAAATTATACAATGAATCAATCCCGTGGCATGAAAATGCTGTTCATAATTTATAGGCAAATAATCAAGTAATTAAGGGCATATTTTCAAAGTTGAAAATATGAGACTTTGAAAATAAAAATGAGACTTTGATATTGTAATTTTCAAAGTTGAAAATGTATTCGATAGTTTAGTGTGAAAAATATTTCTCCATATTTTCTAAAGGAGAATGAAAGAGTGAAAAACATCAAATTGTTGTTTTCAGTGTTGAAAACATTTTCAATTTTTATTTTCCACATTATGAGAAATATCTCAACGAATACATTTTCATCTCATTTTCATTTTCAAAAATGAAAATATAGACATGAGATCGTTACCGAACGCCACCTAAGTTTTTTGCCAATATTAAATAGTTCAAGCATAGCCAAATCCCATTTAGTGAAGTCTCAATCAGTTTATATTCGTATCATAACTGGATAAATGTAACAAGTGTACAAAAATCCAAAGAAGTGGCCAATATTAAATAGTTCAAGCATAGCCAAATCCCATTTAGTGAAGTCTCAATCAGTTTATATTCGTATCATAACTGGATAAATGTGACAAGAGTACAAAAATCCAAAGAAGTCAAATGTTACAACAGATTTTTGGTAATTTTCATCTTTTTTCCTGATTATATTGAGAAAGAAAAGTTATAGGTAACACTGGATAGTACCTTTCCTAAGATTGCCCACGCAACAGCTAGTGACACATTCAATTGCAGTCCCCTGATTAAAGCATGTTGCTTCAGTGCATTGTCATTACACAAACATCCTAATCCCACCCAAAACTCAGAATTGTCACCCTCAAGTAACAACGCCCCTAAAGCCATCTTCTCTGATGGCTGCCTGTCATGAACGAAATTGGTATGTTAAGGTAGCAGTACACAGCTAAACAAGATGATTAAAGCAGACCATAGCTAAATAAGATGATTAAAACCGACCCTTGTACCATACCAAGAACTTGAGTCATGTCCAGAACTGTTATCTAAAGAGTTTATGTAATTTGAAGTTACTGCAATGTCGGAGTATGCATTAGCTTGCCATGGGGCTAAGTGCAAAGCTCGCTGATAAGAGCACCGGGCAGTTTTTGCAGCCACGTAGCAGGTGTGCTTCCAGGAGAGGATAGAATTATTGAAAGCTTCAACATCAAATTCCAAACCATGGTCCTCCTCCATCCAGGGATAACATTTTGCATAAGTAAGCTAGAAAAATATCTTTATCAGAATGAGTTCATGTCAAGTTATTGTTTGTTAAACAGCAAGGTCAACAAAAGCAGAATGAATTTAAAACAACAAGCCTTATGTGAAGGAGAAAGTTAAGTTGAATTATTTGTAGCACGAAACATTGCACAATAAGTAAATCATATACAAGTACTTTTGAGGAACATAAATGAAATGGTGAGACTGATTCAGATCATACCACTATATCACCATGCAGCTTCCAAATAGATGACATGTTTCCAGCTAAATGAGTACTCTTCCAGGCAACTTTAGATGCCTCCTGAAATCAAAGGACATTTCATCTTTAAAGTTTCATCAACAAAATTTGAAATTCTATTCAAAGTTCAATACAATTTACCTCTAAGACTGTAGCTCCCCATCTAAAGGCTCCCAGATTAATACATTCCTTAGCCAAACCAAGCAGCCCCGAAGAAAGCCCATAGTGTGCGGAAACACTTTTGGGAGAGAATTCCAAAGCTTGCTGAAATGCCTCAACTCCCTTCGCATAAAAGCCACCAAGAATGAGATATTCTATAATCATGGAACAGAAAATGTTGAACATTATGTGAAACTCCAGTATAATTATGCTTTAAATCTGCTCATCAATTGACATGAGTAAACTTGCAAGTCCAACTAATTGTCTCAACAGCTCAACCAGAAAATTAATGTCAATTTATTTCAAAGATTGTGAGAAGTTTATTGAACACGGTGGATAAATGTTTATTTGTATATCAAATGGGTAATGTACATGCAAGATGAATCCTTCAGCGTTGCCATTGAAAAAATAAGAAATAAATCAGTAATGATTCGTCAAATTAATCTCCAGATAGAATCCAAGATACAAGTCATCAAATGAAAAAAAGACATTATGATATGCAAGAAAAAAGCAACAACTAATTACAACGGACATTATGGAAGCTTACTTTTTTAAAGGAACCAAGCATCAAATAGATGTTCCCGCTTTCAATCAAAGCAAAGATTCTTGTACCCTCCAATTCGATAGCTCTTCCATAGGACTGTTGCAATGGGTAACAAAATCATAAAATTCATTAATTAAATTTAAGAAGACAGAAATATCACTACAGAAATATTAATTAAATTTAAGAAGACAGAATATCGTATACTGCTTTCCCCCAAGAGAAAATGAAAGTTCTTTACATACTGGTCCAACATAACGTAGCAACAATAGGATATGTTCCAACATAACTTACTTAACTCCCAAGAACAAAACAATACTCAGATACACATAAGTAACACGCAAAGAAAAATGAAAGGCCAAGGAAAAAGCACCTTGAGAGCAGCAGTGAACCTACCAAGTCGCCGGTAGGCAAGGCCAAGAGCCTAAAACAATACAAATACGAATAAGATAATCGACAAATAAAACAGAACAGTGATACACAATGCCATATACCTCCCACAAAATCGGAAAGGTAGGATATCCACGAATGGCATGCTGAAGACTGTGCACAGCTTCCGAGCATTTATTCTGATGGAGCTGCAAGTACCCCAGCCTCTGAAAAGCCCAAAAAGCCCGGGGTGAGTTCTGTGATGCCTCACTGCACACTGCCACCTCCAATGTCTCTTTCCCCTGCTGGTCCAGAAAATCACACAAAGCTTCCCCGGCAACAGAGTCATCCGGATTGATCGACACGGCTTTCTGCAAGCACTTTAGAGCTCTCTGGGCATGGGACTGCGATTGTAGAGCTGCGTAATAAAGCCCTAAGTATCTAAACGCCCCTCCCTTCTCAATCTCAGGGTTTAGCTTCGCCGCAACCACGAATTGCTCGGCGGATTTCTCCTTGTCATCTTCTTCCCAAAGCAACGCTCCCTAATTGGGGAATCAATCACTAATCAAGACGCGGATTTCGTAATCAAATGAGTTTGGGATTTGAGTTAGGAGTGCTCACGAGTTCGAAGCGGAGGGAGGGATCGTCTGGATGGGTCTGTATCGACTCATGTAGGCGTCCGAGCTCGGATTCGTAATTCTGGAAAAGAGAAATTGAAACCCTAAGAAATCAGTGAAATTGAAATTGGCGGAGAGGAGAGTGAAGAGAGAGACCTCCGAGTGTGGCATTGCGTTTAGTCGCAGCGAAGAGTGTTCGTTAGGTTTTGTTTGAGTTGTTGCCCGCCAGTTTATCAAAGAATATCAAAAAGACGATGGACTGAGGAGAAGTGAGAAATATATAGGTGAGCGCATTTTTTTTTTTTTAACAAGAGTGAAATTCTATTCAAAGTTTTACGAGGTTAATCAGGTTAATGGGCAAATATGTTTGGCATAATTGTCAATTTGTTAATCTAGCTTTTATTTCTATTAATTTGCAACCCTACCTTTTTAAAATTAGCTAATGTGCTACTCTATGTTTTATTTTAGTCATTTTGCTACTTTTATGTCAAATTTATAACTCTAGACTTTCTGTAATACCCCGGAAATTTAATATTAGTTTCTAATATTATTTTGGAATTATTTAAGTAAGAGTTGTATGGTTTTGTGGTTTAGTGAGTGAACTGGAAGTAGTCGAGTGTTTATTTTCTTGAAAATGCTTTATTTTGAAGGGTCAAGAGTTGACTTTTTAATCTGTTGGGTTTCTCGAGAAACTTTCTTCACGGAAGTTGTAGAGCACGACAATACGAGTTCGTAGACACGTGGCACGCGTAAATTGAACTTCGTATGAGAAAGTTATGGTCAGCGGAAGTTCGTGGCTTTACGAAAATTTTGGGTTAAATATCAAAAGTTTAGGGTTTCCTTTCATTTCCGGAAACCATCCCTTCTCCCTTTTTTCTCTCTCTCTCGCGACACCTTCACTGTCCGAGTTTCCCAACCGACCCGACCCGGATTTTCCAGCCACCTCCGACCGATCTAGACGCCGGCACCGGTCAGGTCTTCTTCCTCTCCTTGGCGTGGTCCTCCCTGTGTAGGTGGGTGAGGACGACTGGACCTGAAATTGAGAGAATCGAACGCCACAAAGAGGGTGACGGACCCGACTTTGACCCGGCGACTTTCCGGCCGTATGGCGGCGACTGGAGATGAGGCTGCTCGGTTCTTGAAGCTTTCTTCCGTCTAAGCACATTTCAAGCTGCCATTCACCTCGTTTTGAGGTCTAGAAGTCGGTTTGAGCCGCCTTGGCAGCCGGCCTTCTCTTGGACGATTTCGGCCGATTCCGGCCGAATTGGTTCAACCTTCAGGTATGAAAGATGTTCTTCATGCTTCATTATACAAGTTTGTTGTTGGAAGTTTGTTGAGATTGTGAAGTTGTAGGGTGGCGCGTGGGGCCCACTCGTCGCCGCCGTTGGTGGCGCGTGGCGGCGAGTTGGGCAGGGTGTGTAAGTTTAGTTACTTTGGTTAGCTAGTTCTTGTTGTTGTGAGCATGTTGGTATATTATGAGATTAGGTCAAGTTTGAGTAAGTTTTGCTTGTTAAATTTTATGTTATAGTAGACTTGTGCGAAGTGTGAGCTTTGAGAATCCAAAGTTAGGCAGCGGGGGGAATGTGGTTAAGTGTTCGACGACCTTGGGGGGTCTCGGATGAAGGTTGTCCCTTTTGGGCAAAGCTTGGGTTAAGGCATGTTAAGGGTGTAATGTTCTTTTATTAAGTTGTTATTAAAGTTATTAATTTTTGTTAATAGGTGACTTGTGGAGTGTGGTTTGATGTTATATTCTTGTGTAGTGCGTGCGAAGACGCAGCTGGATTTTAGGTGAGTAACATCTCACCAAGGTCCACTTTGGGACCAGTTATTTATAATTATTATGATGATGATTGTGATGTTGATTTTGATGATGATATGATGATTATGATGATAATTATTATGATGACCATGGTAATGGTCTTGATGCAATTTTTATATTGTGAGTAAATCTCATATGGGTTCATAAGGAACCGAGTTTATTTTATAATTTTATTTTTGTTAGTTGTGAAGTTGTCCTTAAAGGAAAATGATTTTTTGTTTTAAAAATAAATGAGCTTAATCGTCAACGGCTCATGGGTAAGTGAAAATATGTTTTCTGGTAAAATAAAATCTTTCAAAATGACTTCCGATCATGTGCTATTGTGATGTTGAAATATGGTTGTTGATATATTATTCTAGTGGGAATATTTATGTCTTCGTTTATATAAATATATCTAGGCGGAAAGATATAATTTATGAAATGCTCGTGTTGTTGTCGTTGATATATTTTATGTTGTGAATTGTTGTTTAAATAGTCAAACCGGGTTCCAAGCCTTTAAATCAGGTGATTGGTTACGGTTATGATTATATTATTAATTTGTGATTTGATAAGTGTTATGATGGGAGAGTATTTGAATGCGTGTTTTAGTGTGGTTTTGTGCATTAATTGTGTATGTGTGTGCCTTAGTGGTGATTCTTAGATTAGAAGCCTTCGTGGTGGACCGGGAACCAAGCCTTGGCCGGGTGATTGGTTACGGTCAGTAATAGAGCTCTAGTCTGTCAGTTGGTACTTCATGGGGGATGACTAAGTGTTGACGAACCCATGAGTACGCATTGTTGGTTACTTATGGGGGATGACTAAGTATTGGCGAACTTATAAGTAAGAGTAGATAAATGATTGTATGATGTTCTTATATGTTGTCTTTTAAAATTCTTTGTTTTAAGTATTTCCTGAACTATGCCTTTTTGCAGGATTTCATTTGACTTGTTTGATTGTGAATTGTTGCGTTTCCTTTTAATTATTTGTTTCATTTATGATTTTGAGTGATTTTGAATTATTGTGTTTTCTTGATTGCTTCTTTGAATTCTCTTGCTTTTAGGTGATTCCTGAACTAAGTTATTAAGGCATGAATTACCAATTTTAATTATATGTGATGTTGGGATTGTTGAGTTAATATTTCGAGAGTTACTCATACGAGCTTTTTAGCTTACCGGGTTTGTTGTTTACAACCCGGTGCACCAATTCATGGTGTAGGGGTTAGACCTGCATGTGATGATCAGAAGGTTTGAGGCAGTGGCCTAGGAGCTGGGTTTTTGACGATATACATTTATTTGTATTTTTGGTAGTTGTTTTTAAGCTCATGTGAGCGAAGTAGTTTATTACTAGACTTTTGGAAGTTGATGTAATTAAGGAGATTAAATGTTTAACTCGGTCGATGAGTTTATCGACATTTAAATTTCCAGTATTTGTTTTTAGTTTTGGAAATTGTTGAGCAGGTTATGGGATATTTAGAATTTAAGTTTTATCATGCCCAAAATTTTGAAATTTATCATTCGAAAATTGGGGTGTGACACTTTCAATATTAACCAATTTGTTTACCTATATATTCAAGTTTAGCCATTTGCTATCCGACATTTTCAAAAGACATCAATATTTGGACGGAGAAATTGATCGATTCATATGACAAAAAGGTAGCAAATTAGCTAATTGTAGGAACCTAGGGTAGCAAATTGGCAGAAATAAAAGCTAAGGTAGCAAA encodes the following:
- the LOC101296298 gene encoding uncharacterized protein LOC101296298, which encodes MPHSENYESELGRLHESIQTHPDDPSLRFELGALLWEEDDKEKSAEQFVVAAKLNPEIEKGGAFRYLGLYYAALQSQSHAQRALKCLQKAVSINPDDSVAGEALCDFLDQQGKETLEVAVCSEASQNSPRAFWAFQRLGYLQLHQNKCSEAVHSLQHAIRGYPTFPILWEALGLAYRRLGRFTAALKSYGRAIELEGTRIFALIESGNIYLMLGSFKKGVEAFQQALEFSPKSVSAHYGLSSGLLGLAKECINLGAFRWGATVLEEASKVAWKSTHLAGNMSSIWKLHGDIVLTYAKCYPWMEEDHGLEFDVEAFNNSILSWKHTCYVAAKTARCSYQRALHLAPWQANAYSDIAVTSNYINSLDNSSGHDSSSWQPSEKMALGALLLEGDNSEFWVGLGCLCNDNALKQHALIRGLQLNVSLAVAWAILGKLYRKQGEKQFARQAFDCARSIDPSLALPWAGMSADSHSRESSADEAYESCLRAVQILPLAEFQIGLAKLALASGHLSSSQVFGAIKQAIQRAPDYPECHNLNGLVSEAQSNYQSAAVSYRLARCAIINSSGSDTKSHMKDITVNLARALCKAGNALDALRECELLKKQGLLDAETSQIYAFSLWQLGQTDQAFSVARNLAESISTIEQMPKQRFQSTKFSLMVSAIHALDQRNRLKPVGLSIRNNLKTPEEITEMFFLLALGTLVKHGTEYHLGYQKGIDHVRKSLHMYPNSSLLRNLLGYLLLSSEEWNNTHMATRCCSIGTDPINGGFKMSYEILGAGAVACYAVGNSNPKFSYPTCSYQCLNQPQTIQNLQKCLRQEPWNQNVRYLLVLNLVQKAREERFPRHLCIILRRLIIVALSDELYQKPGIAFRYMKFQLLLCASEICLQDGYLIDCISHAKDASMITLPDAYLFFAHLLLCRAYASTGDVVNLNTEYIRCLELRTEYNIGWLCLKFIESRYELKTGLDTLELSFKECSNEWKNSSNMWMALFNLVQGLMSISSHDISSAEGFLSQACSLAGPESTLLLCQGATCMELSRLGYDSQFLSLAVRSLTKAQEASLIPLPIVSALLAQAEGSLGSKEKWEKNLRLEWPTWPPEMRPAELFFQMHLLAKQSKASTDTSSIEFCQSPQGWVLRAIHTNPSCMRYWKALQKLVE